TATTATTTCATTCTGAACGCTATGCACTATGAACTCAATGCTAATCCCAAGCAGCAATCCAGAACTTAAGCAGCGACTGGAACAACCTTGGCTTCCTCCTTGACCTCCTGCTTAACTTCTTCCTTAGTAGCTCCATTGCTGCCATTGGCGCCGTTTTTGCCATTTTGTCGCTCCTTCAGAGCAGCTCGTACGCCAGGTAGGATGTATCGACCATAATCGATGGCATCGTTCAGGTTATCGTATCCACGAATAGAGATGAGCTCGGCGCCAAGGTCGACATAGTCAAGAATAGAATCAATAATAGTCTGGTGAGAGCCTACCAGGGCTGTAGATGCACCTCGAGCATTGGTGGCTGTGACGGTAGGATACCAGAGAGCACGATCTTGGACCTCACCCTTCTTGGCGATATCTAGCAGACGTTGGGACCCAACGTTCTGGGGGCGGTTGTCATTCGGTGCAGCCTTGCCAACCCCCTTGGGTCGGTTCTCCTTGAGGAGGTCTAGTGTTCGGTGAGCCTTGGCCCAAGCGATCTCTTCTGTATCGCCGATGATAGGTCGGAAAGTAACCCAGATGCGAGGACGATCTTTACGGccagccttctcagcctcggcGTAGATACGATCGATCTGCTCCTTGGTTTCCTTGAGCGGTTCGCCCCACAGACCAAAGATATCGGCGAGAGCGCCACCAATACGGTAGGCATCATCAGATGAACCGCCTACTGAGACGTCGATGTGCCCATTCGTGGGGCGGACTTGGTTGGAAAAGTTCTTGAAAGTATAGTACTTGCCCTCGCAGTCGAAAGGCTCAGGGGAAGCCCATGCCCGTCGGAGAATCTTGATATACTCCTCTTGACGAGCATATCGCTCAGACTTATTCAAGAAATCACCCTCACGGGCTTGCTCAGTATCATCTCCACCAGCAATGAAGTG
This genomic stretch from Fusarium fujikuroi IMI 58289 draft genome, chromosome FFUJ_chr09 harbors:
- a CDS encoding related to alkanesulfonate monooxygenase — protein: MPTEFISLTFPNPSTELNPIPGAGIDPEFLVRYARNLDDYEFNYTLIPYHSSSFDPFTIGATILAVTKQIKIVIALRPNTLYPTVAAKALATLDQLGKGRVVVHFIAGGDDTEQAREGDFLNKSERYARQEEYIKILRRAWASPEPFDCEGKYYTFKNFSNQVRPTNGHIDVSVGGSSDDAYRIGGALADIFGLWGEPLKETKEQIDRIYAEAEKAGRKDRPRIWVTFRPIIGDTEEIAWAKAHRTLDLLKENRPKGVGKAAPNDNRPQNVGSQRLLDIAKKGEVQDRALWYPTVTATNARGASTALVGSHQTIIDSILDYVDLGAELISIRGYDNLNDAIDYGRYILPGVRAALKERQNGKNGANGSNGATKEEVKQEVKEEAKVVPVAA